The proteins below are encoded in one region of Neorhodopirellula lusitana:
- a CDS encoding sulfatase-like hydrolase/transferase produces the protein MSESPPLIELEYLMESVSMRLRFATLLVSLSGFVSLLSGDCCVADDRPMKPNVVLLLTDDLGWQDVGCYDIDEPCPYETPNMDALATKGVMFWQGYSPTPVCASSRCAIMSGVHAARSQKTSVRGGTPPVPLNKSSRMIAPWQRYGLPPEGLTLPKVLQKHGYVTGHSGKWHMSKGGERADANRQPFGFDYTRCDRGSRNRMPDRLSGFATDAVDDPYRLDENGYPYHQTNEDALTFLKQSKNKPFFLYYATWLVHSPIHTRSEAHLQKYVKRLGTDPANPPKRDSAGQLNPFYASMVQELDYYIGQVFDYLDETEDPRWPGHKLSENTYVIFTSDNGGMEGGPSERYTDNNPLDRGKISAKEGGTRVPLIVTGPGIPAGVQTEVMANGLDFYPTILSMAGIEQPSDKQLDGCDLMPLLLGEPTDPSLVKEKDGSVRDTLVWHFPVGVAMESTIRVGDYKLIRNYDHVANPSTPELELFRLYETVDGIPQRADWEEAQNLADAMPEKTQELANKLSDILADMNTTYPYYNPVCRDPLPHQENVPSVVSATRTGDTVTFTYKENGADVVRADLIYTTNGGDQDEEWLRALATVTSPNTVTADLPAGTTHYFINLIDENHFLVSYPAAVGKNDKFSTAGLSKDLKSVPAANSVRKSAKFLELDVDADGEVSIDEYTAPFVLSFQHKDKDQDGVLSADEHTHPSFQRADQDSSGSLSREEFLGIHRGHFERADLNADGRITPSELSGSQK, from the coding sequence ATGTCTGAATCCCCGCCGTTGATTGAACTGGAATACTTGATGGAATCTGTGTCGATGAGACTTCGATTCGCGACATTGCTCGTCTCGCTGTCGGGCTTTGTGTCGCTTTTGAGCGGGGACTGCTGTGTCGCGGACGATCGTCCAATGAAGCCGAATGTTGTTCTGTTGCTGACCGATGACCTCGGTTGGCAGGATGTCGGGTGCTACGACATTGATGAACCTTGCCCCTACGAGACGCCGAACATGGATGCTTTGGCGACCAAGGGAGTGATGTTTTGGCAGGGGTATTCGCCAACACCGGTATGTGCGTCATCTCGATGCGCAATCATGAGCGGTGTCCATGCAGCTCGGTCTCAGAAAACCAGCGTTCGTGGGGGGACACCGCCAGTCCCGCTGAATAAGAGTTCCCGCATGATTGCCCCCTGGCAAAGGTATGGCTTGCCGCCGGAAGGGTTGACGTTGCCGAAGGTGCTTCAAAAACATGGTTACGTCACGGGGCATTCAGGGAAGTGGCACATGTCCAAGGGCGGCGAGCGGGCGGACGCCAATCGACAGCCCTTCGGTTTCGACTACACACGCTGTGATCGCGGATCGCGCAACCGTATGCCAGATCGTTTAAGCGGTTTTGCAACCGACGCGGTAGATGATCCCTATCGTCTCGATGAGAATGGCTATCCCTATCACCAAACCAATGAAGATGCGCTGACGTTTTTGAAACAGAGCAAGAACAAGCCATTCTTTCTGTACTACGCGACATGGTTGGTGCACTCGCCGATTCACACGCGATCCGAAGCCCACTTGCAAAAGTACGTGAAACGGTTGGGGACCGACCCAGCTAACCCGCCCAAGCGAGATTCCGCCGGCCAGTTGAATCCGTTTTACGCGTCCATGGTCCAGGAATTGGACTACTACATCGGCCAAGTTTTCGACTACCTCGATGAAACTGAAGACCCTCGCTGGCCCGGACACAAACTCAGTGAAAATACCTACGTGATCTTCACCTCGGATAATGGTGGGATGGAGGGCGGGCCGTCCGAACGTTACACCGATAACAACCCACTCGACCGCGGTAAAATCTCCGCCAAGGAAGGTGGCACGCGAGTTCCATTGATTGTTACTGGTCCGGGAATCCCCGCCGGAGTGCAAACCGAAGTGATGGCGAACGGATTGGATTTCTATCCCACCATCTTGTCCATGGCCGGCATTGAACAGCCAAGTGACAAACAGCTTGATGGTTGTGACTTAATGCCTTTGTTGTTGGGAGAACCCACCGATCCTTCGTTGGTGAAAGAGAAAGATGGTTCTGTGCGTGACACCTTGGTCTGGCACTTCCCCGTGGGGGTGGCGATGGAAAGCACCATCCGCGTGGGCGACTACAAGCTCATTCGCAATTACGACCACGTCGCCAACCCCTCGACTCCCGAACTCGAACTGTTTCGTCTTTATGAAACCGTTGATGGGATCCCCCAGCGAGCCGATTGGGAAGAAGCTCAGAATCTAGCGGACGCGATGCCCGAAAAGACGCAGGAATTGGCTAATAAGTTGTCCGACATTTTGGCCGATATGAATACGACCTATCCGTATTACAACCCAGTATGCCGAGACCCGTTACCACACCAAGAAAACGTTCCCAGCGTTGTGTCGGCCACGCGGACCGGTGACACGGTAACGTTTACCTATAAGGAAAACGGAGCGGATGTCGTCCGCGCCGATTTGATATACACGACCAATGGTGGCGATCAAGATGAGGAGTGGTTGAGAGCCTTGGCGACGGTGACTTCACCGAATACCGTCACGGCGGATTTGCCCGCTGGAACGACTCACTACTTCATCAACTTGATCGATGAGAATCACTTCCTGGTCAGCTATCCAGCGGCGGTCGGAAAGAACGACAAGTTCTCCACCGCTGGATTGAGCAAGGATTTGAAAAGTGTCCCCGCGGCTAATTCCGTTAGGAAGTCCGCGAAGTTTCTTGAATTGGATGTCGACGCTGATGGCGAAGTCAGCATCGACGAATACACCGCTCCCTTCGTCCTTAGCTTCCAACATAAGGACAAAGATCAAGACGGCGTGCTGTCGGCTGACGAGCACACTCATCCTTCGTTCCAGCGAGCGGATCAGGATTCGAGCGGGAGTCTATCTCGCGAGGAGTTTCTAGGAATTCATCGCGGGCATTTTGAACGAGCCGATCTCAATGCTGATGGTCGGATTACACCTTCTGAATTGTCGGGTTCGCAGAAATAG
- a CDS encoding alpha/beta hydrolase family protein — protein sequence MIRFKTILVIVFSLAPANLVFSQSFSARLGKVEALGDLTNAPAFQEAKDFDLEADPSSDVRAIYYDGLDWKGKPTKVFAILGLPKERQGKVPAIVLVHGGGGKAFPEWVKNWTDRGYAAISMSVEGHRTTRQSHAWPGPERDGIYHDSSEPLTDQWMYHAVADTILANSLMRSLPEVDASKVGLMGISWGGVITSTVVGIDDRFAFAIPTYGCGDLATAANQYGRALGNNDVYQNVWDPMLRLDKATMPMLWFSWPQDKHFPMNHFAASYQAAAGDRMVSLVPNMRHGHGPPWRRPESYAFANSVIETGRPWCTQTTALVNDGRAKVRFSSTKPIENGDLVWTADVGVTGLRKWVETPATLQTDGLTATVSADLPPNATAWFINVISGDLIASSDYQSVTSDSSTSLD from the coding sequence ATGATTCGATTCAAGACGATTCTGGTGATCGTGTTTTCACTTGCTCCAGCGAACTTGGTTTTCTCGCAGTCCTTTTCTGCACGGCTTGGAAAGGTCGAAGCACTTGGGGATCTGACGAACGCTCCAGCGTTCCAGGAAGCGAAGGACTTTGATCTTGAGGCGGATCCCTCGTCCGACGTACGTGCGATTTACTACGACGGGCTGGATTGGAAGGGGAAGCCGACAAAGGTCTTTGCCATTTTAGGTTTGCCCAAGGAACGACAGGGCAAAGTGCCTGCCATCGTGCTGGTGCATGGTGGTGGCGGCAAGGCGTTTCCTGAGTGGGTCAAGAATTGGACCGACCGGGGTTATGCCGCAATCAGTATGTCGGTTGAGGGGCATCGCACGACCCGCCAATCGCACGCTTGGCCGGGGCCAGAGCGAGACGGTATCTATCATGATTCGTCGGAACCGTTAACGGATCAATGGATGTACCATGCCGTGGCCGATACCATTCTGGCAAACTCGCTCATGCGGTCGTTACCGGAGGTGGATGCGAGTAAGGTTGGCTTGATGGGGATTTCTTGGGGCGGTGTGATCACCAGCACCGTGGTGGGAATTGACGACCGTTTTGCGTTTGCAATTCCGACCTACGGTTGCGGCGATTTGGCAACCGCGGCAAACCAATACGGAAGGGCTTTGGGAAACAATGACGTGTACCAGAATGTATGGGATCCGATGCTGCGATTGGATAAGGCCACGATGCCCATGCTCTGGTTTTCATGGCCGCAAGATAAGCATTTTCCCATGAATCATTTCGCCGCTTCCTACCAGGCTGCTGCGGGTGACCGAATGGTGTCTTTGGTTCCGAACATGCGGCACGGCCATGGACCGCCTTGGAGACGCCCCGAGTCGTATGCGTTTGCCAACAGTGTGATTGAGACGGGACGCCCCTGGTGTACCCAAACCACTGCTTTGGTCAACGATGGGCGGGCGAAGGTGAGATTTAGCAGCACGAAGCCAATCGAAAACGGAGATTTGGTTTGGACCGCAGACGTGGGAGTGACCGGGTTGCGGAAGTGGGTTGAGACGCCGGCGACGCTGCAGACCGATGGGCTGACCGCGACGGTGTCGGCTGACTTGCCTCCCAATGCCACTGCCTGGTTCATCAATGTTATCAGTGGCGACTTGATCGCCAGTTCAGACTACCAGTCCGTGACTTCGGATTCGAGCACAAGCTTGGACTAG
- a CDS encoding SGNH/GDSL hydrolase family protein encodes MFGFVENDPALPNVLIYGDSISIGYTSHVRAKLAGKANVYRLHCNGGDSSTFIAKMIRMHEVMRDEKLEDPWSFQWDVIHFNVGLHDIKYLAANKLDKVNGKQVSSIEDYQKNLDEIVSYLKQLAPNAKLIFATTTPVPENEPGRNVGDSEKFNAAAIEVLGKYPEIKINDLFAVTKPNHEKWWSKPGNVHYNQVGTTAQGDEVVRVISDVLAE; translated from the coding sequence ATGTTCGGCTTCGTCGAAAATGATCCAGCTCTGCCAAATGTCCTGATCTACGGTGATTCGATCTCGATCGGTTACACATCGCACGTGCGAGCGAAGCTAGCTGGAAAGGCCAACGTCTACCGGCTTCATTGCAACGGTGGCGACTCAAGTACGTTCATCGCGAAGATGATTCGCATGCACGAAGTCATGCGAGACGAGAAGCTGGAAGACCCTTGGTCGTTCCAGTGGGACGTGATCCACTTCAACGTTGGGCTGCATGACATCAAGTACCTTGCGGCGAATAAGCTCGACAAGGTAAACGGCAAACAGGTCTCGTCGATCGAAGACTATCAAAAGAACCTAGATGAGATCGTGTCGTACCTGAAACAACTCGCACCCAATGCGAAGTTGATCTTCGCGACGACCACGCCCGTGCCCGAAAACGAACCCGGACGGAACGTGGGCGACTCCGAAAAGTTTAATGCTGCGGCGATTGAAGTGCTCGGGAAATATCCTGAGATCAAGATCAACGATCTGTTTGCCGTCACCAAGCCGAATCACGAGAAGTGGTGGTCCAAGCCAGGGAACGTCCACTACAACCAAGTCGGGACAACCGCTCAAGGCGATGAGGTCGTACGCGTGATTTCGGATGTGCTTGCCGAGTAG
- a CDS encoding putative glycoside hydrolase, whose protein sequence is MNKALVLTILLLSSVWAMPGYSQMPEFSWDSVPVYLHFGSKRQMTDQEVKAAARLSSFICLEKAHGRLTNPEHPERVAAADAQRIKAANPNAKVLMYWNTLIAWPFTSYNFNFAETHPEDWTLRDSDSGEPLLKAKHGSTPVYQYNLLNPDVRQWWSSTIGGAVNEFEFDGVFMDAISQAKRPLWLRKGFGGMDKASDLDAAAIEMMKQTKAIMGGERLLIYNGFRSKAGGPDGNAVAGTEFLPYADGAQIEHFDQLSSVTKEDMLAYWRMANEAADAGKIVLYKAWPDHDINWLNKKFMAKPPAEKEAIARNSMTYPLACYLIGARENSYFCYGWGYSIEDGQLVDYPEYARKLGPPKGRAQRDGWNFRREFEHARVTLNLEKREGKIEWSEE, encoded by the coding sequence ATGAACAAAGCCTTGGTGCTGACGATCCTGTTGTTATCGAGTGTTTGGGCGATGCCTGGGTATTCTCAGATGCCTGAATTTTCGTGGGATAGCGTGCCCGTGTACCTGCATTTTGGCAGCAAGCGGCAAATGACAGATCAGGAAGTGAAGGCGGCTGCTCGGCTGTCAAGTTTTATCTGTCTCGAAAAAGCTCATGGTCGCCTCACGAATCCAGAACACCCCGAGCGAGTTGCAGCGGCGGATGCCCAGCGAATCAAGGCCGCGAATCCAAACGCGAAGGTATTGATGTACTGGAATACGTTGATTGCCTGGCCGTTCACTTCGTACAACTTCAATTTTGCCGAAACACACCCCGAAGACTGGACGCTGCGGGATAGCGATTCAGGTGAGCCTTTGTTGAAGGCGAAGCATGGCTCGACGCCGGTCTATCAGTACAACCTTTTGAATCCCGATGTGCGTCAGTGGTGGTCGAGTACGATTGGCGGTGCTGTCAATGAATTTGAATTCGACGGCGTGTTCATGGATGCGATCTCCCAAGCGAAACGTCCGTTGTGGTTGCGCAAAGGCTTTGGCGGCATGGACAAGGCGAGCGATCTGGATGCCGCTGCGATCGAGATGATGAAGCAAACCAAGGCAATCATGGGGGGTGAGCGTCTTCTGATTTACAACGGCTTTCGTTCCAAGGCGGGCGGTCCGGATGGAAACGCGGTTGCCGGAACAGAGTTCTTGCCATATGCCGATGGTGCCCAAATCGAGCACTTCGACCAACTCAGTTCGGTGACTAAGGAAGACATGTTGGCCTATTGGCGGATGGCGAATGAAGCAGCCGACGCTGGAAAGATTGTGCTCTACAAGGCGTGGCCTGATCACGACATCAATTGGCTCAACAAGAAGTTCATGGCGAAGCCGCCTGCTGAGAAGGAAGCGATCGCCCGGAATTCGATGACGTACCCGTTGGCGTGTTATTTGATCGGCGCGAGAGAGAATAGCTACTTTTGTTATGGATGGGGGTACAGCATCGAGGACGGTCAACTGGTTGACTATCCCGAGTACGCCCGGAAGCTGGGGCCGCCCAAAGGCCGTGCCCAACGCGACGGATGGAACTTCCGCCGTGAGTTTGAACATGCCCGTGTGACATTGAATCTCGAAAAACGAGAAGGGAAAATCGAATGGTCCGAAGAGTAA
- a CDS encoding arylsulfatase — MNPLKQIAAALVMLLPTASTLTAEDAKPNVVIVITDDQGYGDFGFTGNPAIQTPNIDKLSRQSTLLNNFHVDPTCAPTRSALMTGRYSDRVGVWHTVQGRSMLRRREVTMANVFEDNGYATGMFGKWHLGDCYPYRPEDRGFQHCVYHGAGGVGQAPDYWGNDYFDDTYIVNGKLQRFDGYCTDIWFDEGMKFIKDNKDKPFFAYIATNAPHAPYVCPEKYVKPYEGNPQVSLPEFYGMITNVDENMAKLIALLDEEGLADNTVLVFMTDNGTAAGVKEGRGYDGGMRGSKTSEYEGGHRVPFMIRWPNGKIEAGKSVERLTAHVDVLPTFIELCGLDAPEIKFDGSDIGELIYTDGKEWVERGLVVESQRVVDPIKYRKCAVMTDRWRLVNGVELYDLQDDPKQTNDVAQQYPEVLKRLRDQYDGFWNDVSQEHDLTSYMVIGSDHSPIVSLSSHDWLIDKLPPWDQSHVIRGLVAEESFWAVEVEHDGDYEISLRRWPVEADKGINDGTYGKAFDYKQARVVIGDTNEIMDIPEGAKEVTFKVTLKKGITRLAPVFIGPDLTATPYYAYITDRPFEGWQTPQGMGVPVFDPDFGRIPPQRSGRPGRTVGNR; from the coding sequence ATGAACCCACTCAAACAGATAGCCGCCGCATTGGTGATGCTGCTGCCGACCGCGTCCACGCTTACGGCGGAAGATGCCAAGCCCAACGTCGTGATTGTGATCACCGATGACCAGGGCTACGGCGATTTTGGATTCACGGGCAATCCTGCTATTCAGACTCCCAATATCGACAAGCTCAGTCGGCAAAGCACGTTGCTCAATAACTTTCATGTGGATCCAACCTGTGCCCCGACTCGTTCGGCTTTGATGACGGGACGCTATTCGGATCGCGTAGGTGTTTGGCATACCGTTCAAGGACGTAGCATGCTGCGTCGTCGTGAAGTCACGATGGCGAATGTGTTTGAAGACAACGGCTATGCCACGGGGATGTTTGGTAAGTGGCACCTCGGCGATTGCTATCCATATCGCCCGGAAGATCGTGGTTTCCAGCACTGTGTTTATCACGGCGCGGGTGGCGTCGGTCAGGCCCCTGACTATTGGGGGAACGACTATTTTGACGATACCTACATTGTCAACGGCAAGCTTCAGCGATTTGATGGCTACTGCACGGACATTTGGTTCGATGAAGGGATGAAGTTCATCAAGGACAATAAGGATAAGCCGTTCTTCGCTTACATCGCGACCAACGCGCCGCACGCTCCTTATGTTTGTCCAGAGAAGTATGTCAAACCCTATGAGGGCAACCCGCAGGTCTCATTGCCCGAGTTTTACGGGATGATCACGAACGTCGACGAGAACATGGCGAAGTTGATAGCGTTGCTTGACGAAGAAGGGCTTGCTGACAATACGGTTCTTGTTTTCATGACCGACAATGGGACAGCGGCAGGCGTGAAGGAAGGACGCGGTTACGACGGCGGAATGCGTGGTTCGAAAACTTCGGAGTACGAAGGTGGGCATAGGGTTCCGTTCATGATCCGCTGGCCAAACGGGAAAATCGAAGCAGGGAAATCAGTCGAGCGATTGACCGCTCATGTCGATGTCCTGCCGACTTTCATTGAATTGTGTGGGTTGGATGCCCCTGAGATTAAGTTTGATGGAAGCGACATTGGCGAGTTGATCTATACCGATGGCAAAGAGTGGGTTGAGCGTGGACTGGTGGTGGAATCGCAGCGTGTGGTGGACCCGATTAAGTACCGCAAGTGCGCTGTGATGACAGACCGTTGGCGGTTGGTGAACGGCGTCGAACTTTACGATTTGCAAGATGATCCCAAGCAGACTAACGACGTGGCTCAGCAATATCCCGAAGTGCTCAAGCGTTTGCGCGACCAGTACGACGGGTTCTGGAACGATGTTTCTCAAGAACATGATTTGACGAGTTATATGGTGATTGGGTCGGATCATTCGCCGATCGTTTCGCTATCGTCACATGACTGGTTGATCGACAAGTTGCCGCCATGGGATCAATCGCACGTGATTCGAGGATTGGTGGCCGAAGAGTCGTTCTGGGCGGTGGAAGTGGAGCATGATGGAGACTACGAAATCTCGCTGCGTCGCTGGCCCGTGGAAGCTGACAAGGGAATCAACGACGGTACCTATGGGAAAGCGTTTGACTACAAGCAAGCACGTGTGGTGATTGGCGATACAAACGAGATCATGGATATTCCTGAAGGTGCCAAAGAAGTCACGTTCAAAGTAACGCTTAAGAAAGGCATTACACGGTTGGCGCCAGTGTTTATCGGTCCGGATCTGACCGCAACGCCTTACTATGCCTACATCACTGACCGTCCATTCGAAGGTTGGCAGACGCCACAAGGAATGGGCGTTCCGGTTTTCGATCCCGACTTTGGACGCATCCCTCCTCAGCGAAGCGGTCGTCCTGGTCGGACGGTCGGGAATCGCTAG
- a CDS encoding sulfatase-like hydrolase/transferase, whose protein sequence is MVRRVTIGLLALLCTDLLCTSIVQAADKPNVVFIFADDWGYGDLGIHGSTFCKTPRLDRMAKEGTDFQDFTVDHPVCSPSRTAVMTGQFPARHCVHQHFATVAHHVRAGMPDWLDPQAPMLPRMLKDAGYATAHFGKWHLSNDQTPDGPMPTAYGYDEFGAFNLPGKDTEQMPTAETCSRAVDFIQRHKDQPFFINLWLHETHTPHYPQEKYLKQFEHLDEQKQVYAAVVAEADAGVGSVLDTLKANGLDENTLVIFSSDNGPEFTSKKKEQYDNSTGPGLGSYYSVGEKGNLKGQKRSLYSGGVRVPFIVRWPGVVPANKTDRDTVLTAVDLLPTFVTLAGGKMPSGYQPDGEDLMPAFRGESFERTKPIFWEWAPARNHDELWPHQGIRIGKWKLLLNEKLGKAELYDIEADWAETTDVAAANPETVDQLTKQIHVWKETLPTSAPESCFSRLRGEIEH, encoded by the coding sequence ATGGTCCGAAGAGTAACAATTGGTTTGCTGGCACTGCTGTGCACAGACTTGCTTTGCACGAGTATCGTGCAGGCTGCGGACAAACCCAACGTCGTTTTCATTTTTGCCGATGACTGGGGATATGGCGATCTTGGCATTCATGGCAGCACCTTCTGCAAAACGCCGCGACTTGATCGCATGGCGAAAGAGGGCACTGACTTCCAAGACTTCACCGTTGACCATCCGGTGTGTTCACCGAGTCGTACGGCGGTGATGACCGGCCAATTCCCGGCACGACATTGCGTTCATCAACACTTCGCTACGGTCGCACATCACGTGCGAGCTGGCATGCCGGACTGGCTTGATCCGCAGGCACCGATGTTGCCACGAATGTTGAAGGATGCGGGCTACGCGACGGCGCACTTTGGCAAGTGGCACCTGAGTAACGATCAAACTCCTGATGGGCCGATGCCGACTGCTTACGGATACGACGAGTTCGGTGCGTTCAACTTGCCTGGCAAGGACACTGAGCAAATGCCGACGGCCGAGACTTGTTCCCGTGCGGTCGACTTCATCCAGCGACACAAGGATCAACCGTTCTTCATCAATCTGTGGCTCCATGAAACACATACGCCTCACTATCCTCAGGAAAAATACTTGAAGCAGTTCGAGCATCTTGATGAACAGAAACAGGTCTATGCCGCGGTGGTGGCGGAAGCTGACGCCGGAGTCGGTAGCGTGCTGGACACTCTGAAAGCAAACGGCCTCGACGAAAACACACTGGTGATTTTCTCGTCGGATAACGGCCCTGAATTTACCAGCAAGAAGAAAGAGCAATATGACAATTCAACTGGCCCGGGTTTGGGCTCGTACTATTCAGTTGGCGAAAAGGGCAATCTGAAAGGACAAAAGCGTTCGCTCTATTCAGGCGGCGTGCGAGTGCCGTTCATCGTTCGCTGGCCTGGCGTGGTTCCGGCCAACAAGACTGACCGAGATACCGTTTTGACCGCGGTCGATCTGTTGCCGACGTTCGTGACTCTGGCCGGCGGGAAAATGCCCTCGGGGTATCAGCCCGATGGTGAAGACTTGATGCCGGCGTTTCGAGGAGAGTCGTTCGAACGAACAAAACCCATCTTTTGGGAATGGGCTCCAGCACGCAATCATGATGAGCTCTGGCCTCACCAGGGAATTCGTATTGGGAAATGGAAATTGCTGCTTAACGAAAAGCTCGGGAAGGCGGAGCTTTACGACATCGAAGCTGATTGGGCGGAGACGACCGATGTCGCCGCAGCGAACCCCGAAACGGTCGATCAGCTGACAAAGCAAATTCATGTTTGGAAAGAAACGCTACCAACGAGCGCCCCGGAATCGTGCTTTTCACGCTTGCGGGGAGAAATTGAGCACTAG
- a CDS encoding sialate O-acetylesterase, with amino-acid sequence MNMNRVLLWLVCLGFGSLGNASAEIRPASLFQDHMVLQRDMPVPVWGTADPGETVTVRIAGQTKTAVVDSSSHWKVTLDPMPASFEGAAMTISAGSETSGIQFDDVVVGDVWICSGQSNMQMGYGGIQELKDLESSAKNIRSFHVKNTVSFEEAETCGGTWKVEVPSSAVAFGFAYFLEEAIEAPVGIILTAWGSSSLEAWMPRDMTESVPHFKTMMDEFDADEETRQNIQRILDGPRPWKGGEDIFLRRQTNILYNAMMHPLAPYACRGLVWYQGERNTQSMAGMLKKPWFSRNSGMLIYGDVMKEWIKRYRQEWGNDDLHFLVVMLPGYFGKKLPTGPRAVDAESPDAHSWAWMRESQLQTLDLPHVSVANTIDLGDVKNVHPKDKLPVGKRLALLAQRDVLAMDVVAEGPVMQKVDRDGGELVVHFTNANGLKTTDGADPMGFWLADESQKWVRAEAKLDGNTVKLRSSELSSPLYVRYAFAGKPSVNLVNEAGLPARPFRSDDFQP; translated from the coding sequence ATGAATATGAATCGTGTTTTACTGTGGTTGGTCTGCTTGGGTTTCGGTTCGCTGGGAAACGCCAGTGCCGAAATAAGACCGGCTTCGTTGTTTCAGGATCACATGGTGTTGCAACGTGACATGCCAGTTCCGGTATGGGGAACAGCAGATCCCGGTGAAACGGTCACTGTTAGGATTGCTGGGCAAACCAAGACCGCGGTGGTGGATTCTTCCAGTCATTGGAAGGTGACGCTCGATCCGATGCCGGCTAGTTTTGAAGGTGCGGCGATGACGATATCCGCCGGTTCCGAGACCTCTGGGATTCAGTTCGACGATGTTGTCGTTGGTGATGTTTGGATTTGTTCGGGGCAATCCAACATGCAAATGGGGTACGGGGGGATTCAGGAGCTGAAGGACCTCGAGTCATCAGCGAAAAATATCCGCAGCTTCCACGTTAAAAATACGGTTAGCTTCGAAGAAGCGGAAACCTGTGGTGGAACATGGAAAGTCGAGGTGCCCAGCAGTGCTGTCGCGTTTGGATTCGCGTATTTCCTTGAAGAAGCCATTGAAGCTCCGGTCGGTATCATTCTTACCGCCTGGGGCAGTTCTTCGTTGGAGGCGTGGATGCCCCGTGACATGACGGAGTCGGTGCCGCACTTCAAGACGATGATGGATGAGTTCGACGCTGACGAGGAAACTCGCCAGAACATTCAACGCATTTTGGATGGGCCAAGGCCATGGAAGGGCGGTGAAGACATCTTTCTTCGTCGCCAGACCAACATTCTCTACAACGCGATGATGCACCCGCTTGCTCCGTACGCTTGCCGTGGGCTGGTTTGGTACCAAGGCGAACGCAATACGCAGTCGATGGCCGGGATGTTGAAGAAGCCTTGGTTTTCGCGCAATTCCGGAATGTTGATCTATGGCGACGTGATGAAGGAATGGATCAAACGATATCGGCAAGAGTGGGGGAATGACGACCTCCATTTTCTTGTTGTGATGTTGCCCGGCTATTTCGGTAAAAAGCTGCCAACTGGGCCACGGGCCGTCGATGCGGAAAGCCCCGACGCCCATTCTTGGGCTTGGATGCGGGAATCGCAGCTGCAAACACTCGATCTTCCCCATGTGTCGGTTGCCAATACGATCGATTTAGGGGACGTCAAGAATGTTCATCCCAAGGACAAGTTGCCGGTGGGGAAGCGGCTCGCACTGCTTGCTCAGCGGGATGTGTTGGCGATGGATGTGGTGGCGGAAGGCCCCGTCATGCAGAAGGTTGATCGCGACGGAGGTGAATTGGTTGTTCACTTCACCAATGCAAACGGTCTAAAGACAACCGACGGTGCCGATCCGATGGGGTTCTGGTTGGCCGACGAGTCACAGAAATGGGTTCGTGCCGAAGCAAAGCTAGACGGGAATACGGTCAAACTCCGTTCGTCTGAATTGTCTTCGCCGTTGTATGTGCGATATGCGTTTGCGGGTAAGCCAAGTGTGAATCTGGTTAACGAGGCTGGATTGCCGGCCCGTCCGTTTCGTAGCGATGACTTTCAACCCTAG